From a region of the Panicum virgatum strain AP13 chromosome 2K, P.virgatum_v5, whole genome shotgun sequence genome:
- the LOC120695648 gene encoding CRAL-TRIO domain-containing protein C3H8.02-like isoform X2, whose translation MAASCSFRSAVRAPPLSRSLARSAVRCRSAATPGAGGAAAATSKLVVEVKERLAREHPGLPTGRNGRDDDDMILWFLKDRKFSVDEAVSKLTKAIKWRQDFGVSELSEESVKALYQTGKAYVHDSLDIYGRPVLVVIAAKHFPSTQDPVENEKLCAYLVEKAINRLPSGAENILGIFDLRGFRVENGDIQFLKFLIDVFYYYYPKRLGQVLFVDAPFLFQPMWQVVKPLLKSYASLVRFCDSETVRKEYFTEETVPSDFRS comes from the exons atggccgcctcctgctccttccGCTCCGCCGTCCGGGCGCCTCCGCTCTCCCGGAGCCTCGCCAGGAGCGCGGTGCGctgccgcagcgccgccacgccgggggccggtggtgccgccgccgccacctccaag CTTGTCGTGGAGGTGAAAGAACGGCTGGCGAGGGAGCACCCGGGCCTCCCCACGGGCAGGAACGGGAGGGACGATGACGACATGATCCTCTGGTTCTTGAAGGACCGCAAGTTCTCCGTCGACGAAGCCGTCTCCAAGCTCACCAAGGCCATT AAATGGCGTCAGGACTTTGGTGTATCAGAATTATCAGAAGAATCAGTGAAAGCATTGTACCAAACTGGCAAGGCATATGTACATGATTCTTTGGACATTTACGGCAGACCTGTGCTAGTTGTAATAGCAGCCAAACATTTTCCTTCG ACACAAGATCCAGTTGAAAACGAGAAGCTATGTGCCTATTTGGTCGAGAAAGCAATAAACAGACTTCCCTCAGGAGCAGAGAATATACTTGGAATCTTTGATCTGCGAGGCTTCCGTGTTGAAAATGGTGATATCCAGTTCTTAAAGTTTTTG ATTGATGTTTTCTACTATTACTATCCGAAGCGGCTTGGCCAAGTTCTTTTTGTGGACGCTCCATTTCTTTTTCAACCAATGTGGCAGGTTGTTAAACCTCTTTTGAAATCATATGCCTCCCTG GTGAGATTTTGCGATTCTGAGACTGTGAGGAAAGAGTACTTCACAGAAGAAACCGTGCCTTCTGATTTCCGCAGTTAg
- the LOC120695648 gene encoding CRAL-TRIO domain-containing protein C3H8.02-like isoform X1: protein MAASCSFRSAVRAPPLSRSLARSAVRCRSAATPGAGGAAAATSKLVVEVKERLAREHPGLPTGRNGRDDDDMILWFLKDRKFSVDEAVSKLTKAIKWRQDFGVSELSEESVKALYQTGKAYVHDSLDIYGRPVLVVIAAKHFPSTQDPVENEKLCAYLVEKAINRLPSGAENILGIFDLRGFRVENGDIQFLKFLIDVFYYYYPKRLGQVLFVDAPFLFQPMWQVVKPLLKSYASLVCLLLLPPQRFSLNDTGNVTLYCYCCQVRFCDSETVRKEYFTEETVPSDFRS, encoded by the exons atggccgcctcctgctccttccGCTCCGCCGTCCGGGCGCCTCCGCTCTCCCGGAGCCTCGCCAGGAGCGCGGTGCGctgccgcagcgccgccacgccgggggccggtggtgccgccgccgccacctccaag CTTGTCGTGGAGGTGAAAGAACGGCTGGCGAGGGAGCACCCGGGCCTCCCCACGGGCAGGAACGGGAGGGACGATGACGACATGATCCTCTGGTTCTTGAAGGACCGCAAGTTCTCCGTCGACGAAGCCGTCTCCAAGCTCACCAAGGCCATT AAATGGCGTCAGGACTTTGGTGTATCAGAATTATCAGAAGAATCAGTGAAAGCATTGTACCAAACTGGCAAGGCATATGTACATGATTCTTTGGACATTTACGGCAGACCTGTGCTAGTTGTAATAGCAGCCAAACATTTTCCTTCG ACACAAGATCCAGTTGAAAACGAGAAGCTATGTGCCTATTTGGTCGAGAAAGCAATAAACAGACTTCCCTCAGGAGCAGAGAATATACTTGGAATCTTTGATCTGCGAGGCTTCCGTGTTGAAAATGGTGATATCCAGTTCTTAAAGTTTTTG ATTGATGTTTTCTACTATTACTATCCGAAGCGGCTTGGCCAAGTTCTTTTTGTGGACGCTCCATTTCTTTTTCAACCAATGTGGCAGGTTGTTAAACCTCTTTTGAAATCATATGCCTCCCTGGTATGcttgctcctcctccctcctcagaGGTTTTCATTAAATGACACAGGTAATGTTACGCTCTATTGCTATTGTTGTCAGGTGAGATTTTGCGATTCTGAGACTGTGAGGAAAGAGTACTTCACAGAAGAAACCGTGCCTTCTGATTTCCGCAGTTAg